One Ananas comosus cultivar F153 linkage group 1, ASM154086v1, whole genome shotgun sequence DNA window includes the following coding sequences:
- the LOC109722536 gene encoding F-box/LRR-repeat protein 13-like isoform X2, which translates to MEEPARKRQRLSAAAADRISALPDHLLHEILAFLPARLAVGTSLLSRRWRAVWTTAPDVSFTTQLSPSFVDSVLRHRDPALPLRSFSLVAASADEVVSDPDPDPALPFRSWILRAASPALQRLTLRLPGRFDLLPPAVFHLPSLKVLELRLPGRLDWPAAAFLPSLQRLELSDLTLLYPATEDAISNSCPALKCWRMSFESATPELEVKCPLLEVFELRTRAGPIGGLSICGRKIRKVSVRQKYVAESFSRPPAAAYLKLSAPGLQTLEWFCPLPRSATVDSLPDSLASSLMLLTPGELLDLDENRLPNYGHVLPLLRVDRLVLPHCWIIEEFSVAIFHRHDQENPRAWVHENLKHLELICFFEGFGSLGLAFLLKNFSKLETLRVSCVKESSINYAIHYTLFHILFKSKGAFGRGGYWDSHDLSLKQLVQVSVHDFSGGRFEYDFLEFLPRAATSLRMITISANGEEIVLEKVEQLRQSFPHIEILLQLHGR; encoded by the exons ATGGAAGAACCGGCGAGAAAACGGCAAAGactctcggcggcggcggcggaccgcATCAGTGCTCTGCCCGATCACCTCCTCCACGAAATCCTGGCCTTCCTGCCGGCCCGCCTCGCCGTCGGCACCTCCCTCCTCTCCCGGCGATGGCGGGCGGTCTGGACGACCGCCCCCGACGTCTCCTTCACCACCCAGCTCTCCCCCTCCTTCGTCGACTCCGTCCTCCGCCATCGCGACCCCGCCCTCCCCCTCCGCTCCTTCTCCCTCGTCGCCGCTTCCGCCGACGAAGTCGTCTccgaccccgaccccgaccccgCCCTCCCCTTCCGCTCGTGGATCCTCCGCGCCGCCAGCCCCGCCCTACAACGCCTCACCCTCCGCCTTCCCGGCCGCTTCGACCTACTACCTCCGGCAGTCTTCCACCTCCCCTCGCTGAAGGTGCTCGAACTCCGCCTCCCGGGACGCCTCGATTGGCCCGCCGCTGCCTTCTTACCTTCTCTACAGAGGCTCGAACTCTCTGACCTTACTTTATTATATCCGGCCACCGAGGACGCGATCTCGAACAGCTGCCCGGCGCTCAAGTGCTGGCGGATGTCGTTCGAATCCGCAACCCCCGAGCTCGAAGTAAAGTGCCCGCTGCTGGAGGTTTTCGAGCTACGGACGCGCGCCGGGCCGATAGGGGGCCTCAGTATCTGCGGGCGCAAGATCAGGAAGGTGAGCGTGCGACAGAAGTACGTTGCTGAATCCTTCTCCAGGCCGCCGGCGGCGGCTTATCTGAAGCTGTCAGCGCCCGGGCTCCAGACTCTGGAGTGGTTCTGCCCGCTGCCGCGCTCCGCGACCGTCGACTCCCTCCCGGATTCTCTCGCCTCCTCCCTCATGTTACTGACGCCGGGCGAGCTCCTCGATCTCGACGAGAACAGACTGCCGAACTACGGCCATGTTCTTCCCCTGCTCAGAGTCGATCGGTTGGTCCTGCCGCATTGTTGGATAATTGAG GAGTTCAGTGTAGCAATTTTCCATCGACACGATCAAGAAAATCCGCGTGCTTGGGTGCATGAGAATCTCAAGCATTTGGAATTGATTTGTTTCTTCGAAGGATTTGGCTCGTTGGGTCTTGCCTTCTTGCTCAAGAATTTCTCTAAACTCGAGACGTTGCGTGTTTCCTGTGTCAAGGAATCGTCCATAAATTAT gcCATTCACTATACATTATTTCACATACTATTTAAGAGTAAAGGGGCTTTTGGCCGAGGAGGATACTGGGATTCTCATGACTTGTCCCTCAAGCAGTTGGTTCAAGTATCAGTGCATGATTTTTCAGGGGGAAGATTCGAATATGACTTTTTAGAGTTCTTACCTCGAGCGGCAACTTCGTTAAGAATGATTACGATCTCTGCTAATGGCGAGGAAATAGTTTTAGAGAAGGTTGAGCAATTGCGACAATCTTTTCCACACATTGAGATTTTGCTTCAATTGCATGGAAG ATAA
- the LOC109722551 gene encoding F-box/LRR-repeat protein 25-like produces the protein MEEGVPRKRRRLAEADRISALPDHLLHEILACLPTRIAVSASLLSRRWRAVWTTSPDVSFTTGLSPSFVDSALRHRDPAVPLRSFSLVAASADEVVSDPDPALPFRSWILRAASPALQRLTLRLPGRFDLLPPAVFHLPSLKALELRLSGRLDWPAAAFLPSLQRLELSDLTLLYPATEDAISNSCPALECWRMSFESATPELEVNCPLLEVFELRTRAGPVGGLSICGSKIRKVSVRQKYADAESSYGPAAAAYLKLSAPGLRTLEWLCPLPRSATVDSLPDSLASSLMLLTSGELLDLYENRLPDGGHVLPLLRVDRLVLPYSRIIEEFGIAIFDRHDEENPRAWVHENLKHLELTFSLEDLARWVSPSCSRISLNSRHCMFPVPRNRARTRT, from the exons ATGGAAGAAGGCGTACCGAGGAAGAGGCGAAGACTTGCGGAGGCCGACCGTATCAGCGCTCTCCCGGATCACCTCCTCCACGAAATCCTCGCCTGTCTTCCCACCCGCATTGCCGTCAGCGCCTCTCTCCTCTCCCGGCGATGGCGGGCGGTCTGGACGACGTCCCCCGACGTCTCCTTCACCACCGGCCTCTCCCCCTCCTTCGTCGACTCCGCCCTCCGCCATCGCGACCCCGCCGTCCCCCTCCGCTCCTTCTCCCTCGTCGCCGCTTCCGCCGACGAAGTCGTCTCCGACCCCGACCCCGCCCTCCCCTTCCGCTCGTGGATCCTCCGCGCCGCCAGCCCCGCCCTACAACGCCTCACCCTCCGCCTTCCCGGCCGCTTCGACCTACTACCTCCGGCAGTCTTCCACCTCCCCTCGCTGAAGGCGCTCGAACTCCGCCTCTCGGGACGCCTCGATTGGCCCGCCGCTGCCTTCTTACCTTCTCTACAGAGGCTCGAACTCTCTGACCTTACTTTATTATATCCGGCCACCGAGGACGCGATCTCGAACAGCTGCCCGGCGCTCGAGTGCTGGCGGATGTCATTCGAATCCGCAACCCCCGAGCTCGAAGTGAATTGCCCGCTGCTGGAGGTTTTCGAGCTGCGGACGCGCGCCGGGCCGGTGGGGGGCCTCAGTATCTGCGGGAGCAAGATCAGGAAGGTGAGCGTGCGGCAGAAGTACGCTGATGCTGAATCCTCCTAcgggccggcggcggcggcttatCTGAAGCTGTCGGCGCCCGGGCTCCGGACTCTGGAGTGGCTCTGCCCGCTGCCGCGCTCCGCGACCGTCGACTCCCTCCCGGATTCTCTCGCCTCCTCCCTCATGTTGCTGACGTCGGGCGAGCTCCTCGATCTCTACGAGAACAGACTGCCGGACGGCGGACATGTTCTTCCCCTGCTCAGAGTCGATCGGTTGGTCCTGCCGTATTCTCGGATAATTGAG GAGTTTGGTATAGCAATTTTCGATCGACACGATGAAGAAAATCCGCGAGCTTGGGTGCATGAGAATCTCAAGCATTTGGAATTGACTTTTTCTTTGGAGGATTTGGCTCGCTGGGTCTCGCCTTCTTGCTCAAGAATTTCTCTAAACTCGAGACATTGCATGTTTCCTGTGCCAAGGAATCGTGCAAGGACTCGTACTTAA
- the LOC109722536 gene encoding F-box/LRR-repeat protein 13-like isoform X1 has protein sequence MEEPARKRQRLSAAAADRISALPDHLLHEILAFLPARLAVGTSLLSRRWRAVWTTAPDVSFTTQLSPSFVDSVLRHRDPALPLRSFSLVAASADEVVSDPDPDPALPFRSWILRAASPALQRLTLRLPGRFDLLPPAVFHLPSLKVLELRLPGRLDWPAAAFLPSLQRLELSDLTLLYPATEDAISNSCPALKCWRMSFESATPELEVKCPLLEVFELRTRAGPIGGLSICGRKIRKVSVRQKYVAESFSRPPAAAYLKLSAPGLQTLEWFCPLPRSATVDSLPDSLASSLMLLTPGELLDLDENRLPNYGHVLPLLRVDRLVLPHCWIIEEFSVAIFHRHDQENPRAWVHENLKHLELICFFEGFGSLGLAFLLKNFSKLETLRVSCVKESSINYAIHYTLFHILFKSKGAFGRGGYWDSHDLSLKQLVQVSVHDFSGGRFEYDFLEFLPRAATSLRMITISANGEEIVLEKVEQLRQSFPHIEILLQLHGR, from the exons ATGGAAGAACCGGCGAGAAAACGGCAAAGactctcggcggcggcggcggaccgcATCAGTGCTCTGCCCGATCACCTCCTCCACGAAATCCTGGCCTTCCTGCCGGCCCGCCTCGCCGTCGGCACCTCCCTCCTCTCCCGGCGATGGCGGGCGGTCTGGACGACCGCCCCCGACGTCTCCTTCACCACCCAGCTCTCCCCCTCCTTCGTCGACTCCGTCCTCCGCCATCGCGACCCCGCCCTCCCCCTCCGCTCCTTCTCCCTCGTCGCCGCTTCCGCCGACGAAGTCGTCTccgaccccgaccccgaccccgCCCTCCCCTTCCGCTCGTGGATCCTCCGCGCCGCCAGCCCCGCCCTACAACGCCTCACCCTCCGCCTTCCCGGCCGCTTCGACCTACTACCTCCGGCAGTCTTCCACCTCCCCTCGCTGAAGGTGCTCGAACTCCGCCTCCCGGGACGCCTCGATTGGCCCGCCGCTGCCTTCTTACCTTCTCTACAGAGGCTCGAACTCTCTGACCTTACTTTATTATATCCGGCCACCGAGGACGCGATCTCGAACAGCTGCCCGGCGCTCAAGTGCTGGCGGATGTCGTTCGAATCCGCAACCCCCGAGCTCGAAGTAAAGTGCCCGCTGCTGGAGGTTTTCGAGCTACGGACGCGCGCCGGGCCGATAGGGGGCCTCAGTATCTGCGGGCGCAAGATCAGGAAGGTGAGCGTGCGACAGAAGTACGTTGCTGAATCCTTCTCCAGGCCGCCGGCGGCGGCTTATCTGAAGCTGTCAGCGCCCGGGCTCCAGACTCTGGAGTGGTTCTGCCCGCTGCCGCGCTCCGCGACCGTCGACTCCCTCCCGGATTCTCTCGCCTCCTCCCTCATGTTACTGACGCCGGGCGAGCTCCTCGATCTCGACGAGAACAGACTGCCGAACTACGGCCATGTTCTTCCCCTGCTCAGAGTCGATCGGTTGGTCCTGCCGCATTGTTGGATAATTGAG GAGTTCAGTGTAGCAATTTTCCATCGACACGATCAAGAAAATCCGCGTGCTTGGGTGCATGAGAATCTCAAGCATTTGGAATTGATTTGTTTCTTCGAAGGATTTGGCTCGTTGGGTCTTGCCTTCTTGCTCAAGAATTTCTCTAAACTCGAGACGTTGCGTGTTTCCTGTGTCAAGGAATCGTCCATAAATTAT gcCATTCACTATACATTATTTCACATACTATTTAAGAGTAAAGGGGCTTTTGGCCGAGGAGGATACTGGGATTCTCATGACTTGTCCCTCAAGCAGTTGGTTCAAGTATCAGTGCATGATTTTTCAGGGGGAAGATTCGAATATGACTTTTTAGAGTTCTTACCTCGAGCGGCAACTTCGTTAAGAATGATTACGATCTCTGCTAATGGCGAGGAAATAGTTTTAGAGAAGGTTGAGCAATTGCGACAATCTTTTCCACACATTGAGATTTTGCTTCAATTGCATGGAAGATAA